From a region of the Paenibacillus sp. FSL R10-2734 genome:
- a CDS encoding extracellular solute-binding protein gives MIKKNKLLSVSITAALSASLLAGCGSNDGTDNTNKAAGENTKQEPITLTWFDSNTKGEPFTDAVAQEITKKTGIEISIQQPTGNPTEKLSLMLASGDYPDVVVMSRGDASLDKYITSGAFIPLDELIEKSGPDIKEMYGDTLTKTRYKDGKNYYLANWYGLDSDPVFGMLMRKNLLTDLAPDKADGSTPLTTDELEAILKDFKAKNKTIDGKESIPMTMNGENMGANLGSFKGMWGLKTYYDNNGTLQYDVKDPKYREMLLYVNKLYREGLIEKEFAISKTQTWVQKIATGAVFSTPGAYWDPGNGNGTLKKDGGEDNQLFPYKVVAPGVDPAQTTFGPRSSLGWDAIAITKNNKHPEETMKLFNFLASDEGQHLLLWGQEGVQYTMVDGKRQPDPAFLASFQENWDDTVKKSGVRKWLWFIKNGLDANEQPYDMAVKYQRSEVDQMAIKSLGDSVWDTAAYDNLSPDGGTPEALTAQKVKDIMDQSITRVIIAPTEAEANSVFDKMLADMKKAGDEKVEEIINQKYAERMELWNSK, from the coding sequence TTACACTTACATGGTTTGATTCGAATACTAAGGGAGAGCCTTTTACCGATGCTGTCGCCCAAGAAATCACTAAAAAGACGGGTATTGAGATCTCTATTCAGCAGCCAACAGGAAATCCGACAGAGAAGCTAAGCTTGATGCTTGCCAGCGGTGACTATCCGGATGTGGTCGTGATGAGCCGTGGGGATGCTTCCCTCGATAAGTACATTACAAGCGGCGCGTTCATTCCACTCGATGAGCTGATTGAGAAGAGTGGCCCTGATATCAAGGAAATGTATGGGGATACATTGACCAAGACTCGTTATAAAGACGGAAAGAACTATTACTTGGCAAACTGGTATGGACTAGACAGTGATCCAGTCTTCGGGATGCTGATGAGAAAAAACCTGCTTACAGATCTGGCTCCGGACAAAGCAGATGGTTCAACACCGCTTACTACAGATGAACTAGAAGCCATTCTGAAGGATTTTAAAGCGAAAAATAAGACGATTGATGGAAAAGAATCCATTCCAATGACCATGAACGGCGAGAATATGGGCGCCAACCTTGGATCATTCAAAGGCATGTGGGGTCTGAAAACCTACTACGATAATAATGGAACATTGCAATATGATGTTAAGGATCCAAAGTATCGTGAAATGCTGCTGTATGTGAATAAATTATATAGAGAAGGTCTGATTGAGAAGGAATTTGCTATTAGCAAAACACAAACTTGGGTTCAAAAGATAGCTACTGGGGCAGTATTCTCCACACCAGGCGCATACTGGGATCCAGGTAACGGGAATGGAACTTTGAAGAAGGATGGCGGAGAAGATAATCAGCTCTTCCCATACAAGGTTGTTGCTCCTGGCGTAGACCCTGCCCAAACGACATTTGGACCAAGAAGTTCACTTGGATGGGATGCCATCGCTATTACTAAGAATAACAAGCACCCTGAAGAAACAATGAAGCTGTTTAATTTCTTGGCAAGTGATGAAGGACAGCATTTGCTGCTGTGGGGCCAAGAGGGCGTTCAATACACCATGGTAGATGGCAAAAGACAACCGGACCCTGCATTCTTGGCTAGCTTCCAGGAAAACTGGGACGACACAGTGAAGAAGAGCGGTGTTCGCAAATGGTTGTGGTTTATTAAGAATGGTCTAGATGCAAATGAACAGCCTTACGATATGGCAGTTAAATACCAACGCAGTGAAGTAGATCAAATGGCGATCAAGAGCCTTGGCGATTCCGTATGGGATACAGCGGCATATGACAACCTGAGTCCTGACGGCGGAACACCTGAAGCACTGACTGCGCAGAAGGTAAAAGATATTATGGATCAGAGCATTACGAGAGTGATCATTGCTCCAACGGAAGCAGAAGCCAACTCCGTATTCGACAAGATGCTTGCGGATATGAAAAAGGCTGGGGATGAGAAAGTAGAAGAAATCATTAACCAGAAGTACGCAGAACGTATGGAGCTGTGGAACTCAAAATAA
- a CDS encoding AraC family transcriptional regulator, with the protein MIKYTEASHINPELLADPFWVESLSQVSPEHTHDFYEFFILTEGRCQHIVNEATQLLQSGCLVFIRPDDIHRYEADGDSDCRFLNIPCRKSLINDAFAYLNEEEFLHGLLNTPLPRIAMLSQLEMDDFVRSFERIRMLSTLDKVKSRIYLKGILVNTLTQHFFSPETVEQPEFPLWLEHAVSKMHLKENLNRGLHALYELSGRSAGHVNRAFRQYLNQTPTEYINQLRLNVARNLLLTTELRVLEIALESGFENVSHFYHQFKKYYHQAPLDFRKNALVNRLV; encoded by the coding sequence ATGATCAAATACACCGAGGCAAGCCATATCAATCCCGAATTGCTGGCTGATCCCTTCTGGGTCGAGTCCCTGAGTCAGGTATCCCCAGAACATACGCATGACTTCTATGAATTCTTCATACTTACTGAAGGCCGATGCCAGCATATCGTCAACGAAGCAACACAGCTTCTCCAATCTGGCTGCCTTGTCTTTATCCGGCCCGATGATATTCATCGGTATGAAGCGGACGGAGATAGCGATTGCCGCTTTCTAAACATTCCCTGCCGAAAAAGCCTCATTAACGATGCTTTTGCTTATCTAAATGAAGAAGAGTTCCTACATGGACTATTGAATACTCCGCTTCCTAGAATCGCCATGCTATCTCAACTGGAGATGGATGATTTCGTTCGTTCTTTCGAACGCATTCGAATGCTCTCTACCTTAGACAAGGTGAAGTCCAGGATTTATCTAAAAGGAATACTCGTAAACACGCTCACCCAGCATTTTTTCTCCCCGGAAACCGTTGAACAGCCGGAATTCCCGTTGTGGTTAGAGCATGCCGTTTCCAAGATGCATCTGAAAGAAAATTTAAACCGAGGCCTTCATGCCCTGTACGAGCTATCGGGCAGAAGCGCCGGTCATGTTAACCGGGCCTTCCGCCAATATCTGAACCAGACGCCGACAGAATATATCAACCAGCTGAGGCTCAACGTGGCACGCAATCTGCTGCTTACTACTGAACTGCGCGTGCTCGAGATCGCCCTGGAATCCGGTTTTGAGAACGTCAGCCATTTCTATCATCAATTCAAAAAGTACTATCACCAGGCCCCACTAGATTTCCGCAAGAATGCGCTTGTTAATAGACTAGTTTAA